AGAGTCATTGCAATATTCATACACATTTAGGTATGTATGTCCTTTCATCTATTCTCCAAAACGATAAATGCGATGGCTGATATCACTGCTTACAATGGATGACCTTTCGAGGCCTTTCAATGCCACCAAAATCTGAATGAGCAGACATGATCAAAGGTAATAAAGTGTGTGTAGTGGTTTGTATGATGAAATCAAAGAAGCCTCTGTAATATAAAGCATTGTTAGCTTGTTTAACATGGCATAACATGTTAGTTTGTTCGATGCTCATTGATTTATTCAAGACTTCCCCCATACTGCAGCACTTTTTACAGTCTGGTAGTTGGCAGCATGGGAGGttgttactggggggggggggggtctccctCCCTGATTTAGTTGGCGGGTTGGGGGGGTCCCTCTGGGATGAGGGAGGTGAAGAAGGTGCTGATGAAGGACCAGGCGGAGGCCAGGAAGCCGTGGTGGCGGGGGGCAGCGGGAGCTGCCGGGTCCTCTGGGCCTTCCTCTCCACTGTcgccctcctcatcctccagccCTTCATCCATCATCCGCTCCTGAGATGAAGAGAAACAGGacgagaaaatgagagagaataagagaaggACCATCGGTTTAAAAagcagagacggagagagaatgTTGCAGAGGGAAAGGAGCAGCTTGGACACAGACAGAaaaacaaccacacagacagatcGATCAGACAGAAAAACATaaccacacagacagagataagAGTCCATCTTAAACAAGGAGCACCTACCATCTCCTGGATGTcctggtgtctctctgcctcGTCCTGATGAGCTAACCCCGCTCCTCCTCCGGGGTTCTGCAGCTCTGGCCTAAAGGGGAACCAACCAGCCCTGTGCCTAGTTAACACCACAAAATTAGtatctcacacacagacacagtgggctccaaaattaCTGTCACCCCTGACTGacaatgcacaaacaatacttgaacaaataaacaatataattatagagataaactcaacatgtgagaaatactgtactttattaatgttttAATGGAACCCACCAAAATCATACAATTATTTAACacaaatacatttaataaaaatcaaggtttcataactattggcactcctcatttagtacttagtgcatccacctctggcaaggataacagcatggtcttttcctgtaatgtttgacaaggttaaggaacacatttggagggactttggaccattcctctatgcagaaCCTTTCAAGATCCTTCACATTCTTGGGTTTGCACTTATCAACTTCCCTCTTCCACTCAGCCCACAGGTTTTCGATTGGATTGAGGTCcggtgactgagatggccatggcagaacattgatttTGCTGTCACAGAAGCATTTCTGTGTGGATCTtgaggtatgttttgggtcattgtcttgttggaaagttCACCTACGGCCAAGTCCAAGCcttctggcagaggcaaccagaaTGTCAGCCAAAATTGCCTGATTCTTGGTGGAATTCATTATGCCATCAATCTTaacctctggaattaaaacagccccaaaacatcactgacccaccaccatatttcAACGTTAGGGTGCATCTCTCCTGGTATGCATCTCTGTTTCGACACCAAAACCTtaaattttggtctcatctgaccagagcaccttcttccagtcATAATTTAAATGACGTTTGGCTCCAAGCACTTGCGTCTGTGTCTCTTGGGGTCAGAAAGGGCTTTCTtatggcaacccttccaaagaggctgtggttgtggaggtggcgtCTGATGGTGCTTTTTGAAACCTGGTGACCCCATGACGCCACCAAGGCCTGCAATTCTTTCACAGTAATTCTTGGGGATTTTGTTGcttctctcaccatcctcctccctatctTGGGGGGGGCAAAATGCATTTGCATCCTCTACCCATGAGGTTTTCAACTGTTCCATATCTTTTGAATTGTTTAATATTTGCCCTGACAGTGCtcagtggtatattcaattgTTTGTGGATCTTCTTGTAGCCATTAACAgattcaaagctcatcactacgcTAAAGATCCTGGGACTAatcaccttcctctgcaactggatcctggactccctgacgggccacccccaggtggtaagggtaggtaacaacacatccgccacattgatcctcaacacagaggcccctcaggggtgcgtgctcagtccccccctgtactccctgttcacacacgactgcgtggccaagcatgactccaacgccatcaataactttgcagacgacacaacgacAAGAcaagcctatagggagaaggtcggagacctggccgggtggtgccagaataacaacctatccctcaacgtaatcaagacaaaggagatgattgtggactacaagaaaaggaggaTTGAGCACGCcaccattctcattgacggggcagtagtggagcaggttgagagcttcatgttccttggtgtccacatcaccaacaaactagaatggtccaaacagaCCAAGaccgttgtgaagagggcacgacaaagcctattcacCCTCagaaaactaaaaagatttgcaaattcattaaaaatcctacaatgtgattttctggattttttccctcgttttatctgtcatagttgaagtgtacctatgatgaaaattacaggccactctcatctttttaaatgggagaacttgcacaattggtggctgactaaatactttttttgccccactgtattacctcaattagcctgactaaccggtgcctgtatatagcctcactactgttatagcctcgctactgtatatagcaactgACCTTTTtactgtgttttttttatttctttacttatctattgttcacctaatacctatttttttacttaaaaattgtactgttggttagggcctgtaagtaagcatttcactgtaaggttgtattcagtgcacgtgacaaataaacattggTTTTCTTTATGAAGGTCTATGACCATCCGTCTCTTTTGAACTGCCAGTTCTTTTGTTTTTTTTCATAGTGTTGGATGACAAAGGGATATTGCATTACCTCATTTATTAAATCAATAAATTACTTTGGTGGGTTCCATTGAAATATTAATAAAGTATATTTCTCACATGTTGGTGTTTTGAGTTtctctataattatattgtttatattttttcaagtattgtttgtgcattgccagtcagggTTGCCAGTCATTTTGGAGCCCACAGTACAAAGTAAACAGGGTCCTTCAAAAGTATCCACTCTAATGTCAAACTGATAGTGTACAGACGAGAACTCACAAAAAGACGAGCAGCATGGCGCCTATCACCATGACGaagcggccaaaggaggagtagAAATACACAATGCTGAGCAAGATGGCAGCGCGGGAGACCGCGTACATCCAGTCCAGCCAATCCCGGTTCAGTTCATCCTCATTTAGCACGGCCCCGCCCTGGGCATTCATCTGGATATTAGGATTGGCCGGCCTGTCCTCTTGAATGGGGTTAGGTCCCAGGGGAGGTGGAGCTTCATTGGGCTGTGCGGGTTGGGGGGAGTGGGTGGgactgggggaggagggaggggtggaggtgggCTGTGAGGCTGCCACTGCTGCTTgactggaagagggagagaaagaaggacaTAAATAAGTATTAGCGAATAGAAGCCAGTGAATATAACTAATTCTAACATAGAAAAGTCTGTGGTCCTTACGGGTTGTTAGGATTGGGCTCTAAATGCAGATGACTGACTTACTATTGCATGTAGTAGTGGCGTGCATACATTTGCTGCCACCAGAGGACCTGCATGGGCATGTACATGGGGTGGGGGGGCACACCTGCAGCCATACCCCCCTGTACTGGGAGCTGTGTCCCATCTGGCCTATGGAGGAAAAACAGTAACACATGCAATCAAAAATCATGCGCACACAATATTTTCTGCATTATTTCcaccatttaaaaaaattgaaTTTCAATTATTTTCCTGACTAGGTAGAAACTGAACTAGAATTGATCCCAATACACGAGAACAGTGCTTACCATTGCATTATACCAGTAGAGGTAGGATTTTGAGGGTTAAATTGGGGGAAGCCTCCACGATGCCTTAGTCCATCATAAGTTCCTGCTACTGAGGCAGCGGACTGACCGTCCTGATTTGGTGTTGTGGCTTGGGGGGTGGAGCCATCACTGTCTGAATTCTGAGTGACAAGACATAAACCAGCAAAGGAATATATAGGTTAAAAAAAACAATGCACCTATGGGAATAAGGACAGCTGCAAAGTAGGGCTGGGCGGTATAGAGTATTTTACTATATACTCACACACCGGTACTGATGCACAGACAAGCTTGGGTTTTACTTTACCTTGTATAACGGTAtttcaatgtttggtttgttaaatgtgttaTGCCACTGTGTGTAATGTCggttggttcctaccctgtcacaataacctatCCCTCGCTTTTTCATTCATTGTGTCAATCACTggattcaaagtgcccactatatTCAAACTTTTGGTTGAAGTTTCTTGAATGTCCAAAGCCCTATTAAAAACccttagaatgtatgtgttgccaccccagGGTCATGCACTAAATAAAGCATATTTAGAACTTGTAATGTTAAAAAACTCAAATACCGCAAGAAATTTGAAAAATATTGTGATATATTTGGGTCTTGTCGCCCAGCCCTACCGCAAAAACACCAAACGGATACCTTCCAAGTCACCGAGTAGAAATGTAACATATAGACCACACCCCACTCTCCATTCCAAATGACAGGGCATTCTGTTATGTGTTCTAGGCATTTCATTTCTATCTAATTGAATTGTTGAGCTCCACAGAATGACTCCACACCATTAGACGTACCCCAGAGCTGGAGCTGGGGTCAGAGGTCACCGAGCTGGGGGTGGAGCAGTGGGGCGTGGGCGAGGTTGGTGGGCTACGGGAGGCACACACCAGGTGCATCATGTGATAACCCTCCTGCTGTAGGCAGAAAGAGGGTTGGATGTGGGGGGAAAAGGAGAAGGGCATAATTAATCATTTGATTCTGTTTTGGTGATTGGAGGACTTGAGAGCGAGGGAGGAATTTCAGGGAACAGGCTAGAATTCAGGGACAAAGCCAACCTCAACAATGTTGCTTACTACATCGGATCAGCTATTGTTATACCGTCACAGTCTTCTGCCTCacgttcaccctctctctcagacacacaagGGGGTGGGCCCTATTCAATAACGGCTCAGCAGTCAGTTGTCTTATGTTGAGTGAGGTTTCTGTGATATTGCATACCAATTCTAACATTTCAGATATAGTGTTAGTCCACCATACTCCAAACTTCTCCACCATATGCCACAGCAGAAAAACAGAGAAGGTTGAGAGTGGTCTTTACCTTCCTGAGGACATCCCTCAGTTGCAGGTGGTCCTGGAGGAGATGGCCTGAGTATACCAGCCGCTGATCCTTGGATGACTAAAACAACACAACTGTCATTCTGAGAAAGCCTGTTGCAGAATATGCAACTAGATCATTTAAAAATCACATAGTTTGGGTTGATAAGCCGTAAATGCAAAAATTATGGAAATGTTACATGCAAGAACAATGGTGCTGAAAGTATATCAACAAGGTGGTAGGGCAATATTACGTTTATTAATACAGAAGTACTATTGCAACCATAGACCTAAATGTTTGATTGATCTGATACAGTGACAGAACATGACATCAGTAATATCTCTGGTTGGAAAACATGTGAATTGTTTTTATGTAGATAAAATAATATTTGCATGACAATCTggcaccaattggatggaaacctagcttgtGTTCCAGACTAAGCATTTTCAGATTAGATTACATTAGATTAGGGTAGATTACACACTTGAACACATACCTGCAGCGTCACAAGACAACGTCTTACAGAATTATTTCAcatgatgtacagtaccagtcaaaagttgggacaccaactcattcaagggtttttattttttactattttctacattgtagaatactagtgtagacatcaaaactatgaaataacacatggaatcatatagtaaccaaaaaagggttaaacaaatcaaaatacattttatatttgagatccttcaaagtagccaacctctgctttgatgacagctttgcatactcttggcattctctcaaccagcttcatgaggaatactaaattttatcagcatatcgattgcgcaaccaggggcggaaaaaccttggatcactgttactctaacttccgcgacgcatataaggccctgccccgcccccctttcggaaaagctgaccacaactccattttgctgatacctgcctacagataaaagctaaaaaaaagaagctcccacgctgaggtctgtccaacgctggtccgaccaagctgactccacactccaagactgcttccatcacgtggactgggacatgtttcgtattgcgtcaaataacaacattgacgaatacactgattcggtgtgcgagttcattagaacgtgcgttgaagatgtcgttcccatagcaacgattaaaacattccctaaccagaaaccttggattgatggcagcattcgtgtgaaactgaaagcacgaaccactgctttcaatcagggcaaggtgtctggcaacatgactgaatacaaacaacgcagctattccctccgtaaggctatcaaacaagctaagcgtcagtacagagacaaagtagaatcccaattcaacggctcagacacaagaggcatgtggcagggtatacagtcaatcacggactacaggaagaaatccagcccagtcacggaccaggatgtcttgctcccaggcagactaaataacttttttgcccgctttgaggacaatacagtgccactgacactgcctgcaacggaaaaatgcggtctctccttcactgcagccgaggtgagtaaaacatttaaacgtgttaaccctcgcaaggctgcaggcccagacggcatccccagccgcgccctcagagcatgcgcagaccagctggctggtgtgtttacggacatattcaatcaatccctataccagtctgctgttcccacatgcttcaagagggccaccatcgttcctgttcccaagaaagctaaggtaactgagctaaacgactaccgcccgtagcactcacttccgtcatcatgaagtgctttgagagactagtcaaggaccatatcacctccaccctacctgactccctagacccactccaatttgcttaccgctcaaataggtccacagacgatgcaatctcaaccacactgcacactaccctaacccatctggacaagaggaatacctatgtgagaatgctgttcatcgactacagctcggcattcaacaccatagtaccctccaagctcgtcatcaagctcgagaccctgggtctcgaccccgccctgtgcaactgggtactggacttcctgacgggccgcccccaggtggtgagggtaggtaacaacatctcctccccgctgatcctcaaaactggggccccacaagggtgcgttctgagccctctcctgtactcactgttcacccacgactgcgtggccacgcacgcctccaactcaatcatcaagtttgcggacgacacaacagtggtaggcttgattaccaacaacgacgagacggcctacagggaggaggtgagggccctcggagtgtggtgtcaggaaaataacctcacactcaacgtcaacaaaactaaggagatgattgtggacttcaagaaacagcagagggaacaccccctatccacatcgatggaacagtagtggagagagtagcaagttttaagttcctcggcatacacatcacagacaaactgaattggtccactcacacagacagcatcgtgaagaaggcgcagcagcgcctcttcaacctcaggaggctgaagaaattcggcttgtcaccaaaagcactcacaaacttctacagaggcacaatcgagagcatcctggcgggctgtatcaccgcctggtacggcaactgctccgccctcaaccgtaaggctctccagagggtagtgaggtctgcacaacgcatcatcaggggcaaactacctgccctccaggacacctacaccacccgatgttacaggaaggccataaagatcatcaaggacatctaccacccgagccactgcctgttcaccccgctatcatccagaaggcgaggtcagtacaggtgcatcaaagctgggaccgagagactg
The window above is part of the Oncorhynchus masou masou isolate Uvic2021 chromosome 30, UVic_Omas_1.1, whole genome shotgun sequence genome. Proteins encoded here:
- the herpud2 gene encoding homocysteine-responsive endoplasmic reticulum-resident ubiquitin-like domain member 2 protein, which produces MDPGAVDSPVTLVIKAPNQKYDDQTINCFLNWTVEKLKSHISNVYPSKPSSKDQRLVYSGHLLQDHLQLRDVLRKQEGYHMMHLVCASRSPPTSPTPHCSTPSSVTSDPSSSSGNSDSDGSTPQATTPNQDGQSAASVAGTYDGLRHRGGFPQFNPQNPTSTGIMQWPDGTQLPVQGGMAAGVPPHPMYMPMQVLWWQQMYARHYYMQYQAAVAASQPTSTPPSSPSPTHSPQPAQPNEAPPPLGPNPIQEDRPANPNIQMNAQGGAVLNEDELNRDWLDWMYAVSRAAILLSIVYFYSSFGRFVMVIGAMLLVFLHRAGWFPFRPELQNPGGGAGLAHQDEAERHQDIQEMERMMDEGLEDEEGDSGEEGPEDPAAPAAPRHHGFLASAWSFISTFFTSLIPEGPPQPAN